The Vicia villosa cultivar HV-30 ecotype Madison, WI linkage group LG1, Vvil1.0, whole genome shotgun sequence genome includes a region encoding these proteins:
- the LOC131616060 gene encoding translationally-controlled tumor protein homolog → MLVYQDLLTGDELLSDSFPYKEIENGLLWEVEGKWVVQGAVDVDIGANPSAEGGAEDEGVDDQAVKVVDIVDTFRLQEQPAFDKKQFVTFMKRYIKLLTPKLEAEKQEIFKKHVEGATKFLLPKLKDLQFFVGESMHDDGSLVFAYYKDGATDPTFIYFAYGLKEIKC, encoded by the exons ATGCTTGTCTACCAGGATCTTCTTACCG GTGATGAACTTCTGTCAGACTCTTTCCCCTATAAGGAAATTGAGAATGGCTTACTCTGGGAAGTCGAAGGAAAGTGGGTTGTTCAAGGAGCTGTGGATGTAGATATTGGTGCTAACCCTTCTGCTGAAGGTGGTGCTGAGGATGAAGGTGTTGATGATCAAGCTGTTAAGGTTGTCGACATTGTAGACACTTTCAGATTACAAGAACAACCTGCTTTTGATAAGAAACAGTTTGTTACTTTTATGAAAAGATACATCAAATTGCTTACACCAAAGTTAGAGGCAGAGAAGCAAGAGATTTTCAAGAAACACGTTGAAGGAGCAACTAAGTTTCTGCTACCAAAACTCAAGGACCTTCAATT TTTTGTTGGTGAAAGCATGCATGATGATGGAAGTTTGGTTTTTGCTTATTACAAAGATGGCGCCACTGATCCAACTTTTATCTACTTTGCCTATGGATTGAAGGAAATCAAGTGTTAG